In a single window of the Lodderomyces elongisporus chromosome 4, complete sequence genome:
- the KRE6_3 gene encoding beta-glucan synthesis-associated protein, translated as MRRNLTPGTTPVINLTNEDGVSFSHKSSGQSNPNNNNYEHQYDQFQNQKNGPYTSQSHSQSHSQSQSSSSQEQNPFADQQQEDIYNDGYPSQYNSHSRPISNTDSESVYYTRPSDNQNQLTYSQYQQQQSPKNHQHFSSSIPHNNSFQNLSYNSHNYQTQNNPPQDFYSRSYRSELDIESDPNSESGSGSGSDSDPLNSSPNTLSHLPLNHHYGSSNTYNSSLRRSTATSIMGNSNNNINNNNNNNSNSNSNNNTTSAYTVGGGSSGGSACGAQQYDRYPKEAFFGYANHSSQASASNLLLDDNASSSTFNYASSPNPISNNSSYDYEFSPFGGYPASQFPLSIDEKEPDDYLHNPDPVKDAEYDENRFMSDLKNMDRRSFGGLVALIMMLIAAILVFVLLPVLTFTNNVQPAQPRVYEILTRYKYPMLSAIRQSLVDPDTPESALTNIGQDGRVWKLVFSDEFNVEGRTFYDGDDQFFTAPDLHYAATQDLEWYDPDAVTTRNGTLELTLDAFENHNLHYRSGMVQSWNKMCYTQGKLEFSAMLPGYGSVSGLWPGLWSMGNLGRPGYLATTEGVWPYTYNSCDAGITPNQSSPDGISYLPGQRLNKCTCPGESHPNPGVGRGAPEIDALEGEIHGTTGRVSQSLQIAPYDIWYMPDYNFIELHNSTVTLMNTYAGGPFQQAVSGVTMLNRTWYEKGEGLGHHFQKYGYEFLNNDDDGYITWFVGNEPTFTMFSTALHPNGNIGWRQIPKEPISIIMNLGISNSWAYIDWPSLSFPSKMRVDYVRVYQPEDEVNMGCDPDDYPTYDYIQDHLNIYMNTNFTTFEKGGYKFPKNKLTGC; from the coding sequence atGAGACGAAATTTGACACCCGGCACAACTCCAGTCATCAACCTTACCAATGAAGATGGTGTATCATTCAGCCATAAGAGTAGTGGTCAAAGTAACccaaataacaataactaTGAACACCAATATGACcaatttcaaaaccaaaaaaacgGTCCATACACTTCACAATCACATTCACAATCACATTCGCAATCACAATCCTCATCTTCACAAGAGCAGAACCCTTTTGCAGATCAGCAACAAGAAGATATTTACAACGATGGATACCCCCTGCAGTACAACTCACACTCGAGACCAATAAGCAATACTGACTCAGAATCTGTTTACTATACGCGACCGCTGGATAATCAGAACCAACTCACGTATTCGCAgtatcagcaacaacagtcACCAAAAAACCACCAAcatttttcatcttctaTACCACACAATAACTCTTTTCAGAACTTGAGTTACAACTCACACAACTatcaaacacaaaacaaTCCTCCACAAGATTTTTACTCGAGATCATACAGATCGGAATTAGATATAGAATCGGACCCAAACTCAGAATCAGGCTCAGGCTCAGGCTCGGACTCAGATCCCTTGAATCTGTCACCCAATACTTTATCACACCTACCATTGAATCACCATTATGGCTCTTCAAACACGTATAATTCATCATTAAGGAGATCTACCGCAACATCCATAATGGGaaacagtaacaacaacatcaacaacaacaacaacaacaatagtaatagtaacagtaacaataaCACTACTAGTGCATACACAGTAGGTGGGGGAAGCAGTGGTGGTTCAGCATGTGGTGCACAGCAGTATGATCGGTACCCAAAAGAAGCATTTTTTGGCTATGCAAACCATTCAAGCCAAGCATCTGCTTCAAATCTACTCTTGGACGATAACgcctcatcatcaacattcaACTATGCTTCATCACCAAACCCAATCTCAAACAATTCAAGTTATGACTATGAGTTTTCACCCTTTGGAGGGTACCCAGCAAGCCAATTCCCCTTGAGCatagatgaaaaagaaccaGACGATTACTTGCATAACCCAGACCCGGTTAAGGATGCAGAATATGACGAGAATAGATTTATGTccgatttgaaaaatatggATCGCAGATCTTTTGGCGGACTTGTGGCACTAATCATGATGTTGATTGCCGCAATATTGGTGTTTGTCCTCTTGCCCGTATTAACCTTTACCAATAATGTTCAGCCAGCACAACCTCGAGTTTATGAAATCTTGACGAGGTATAAATACCCAATGCTAAGTGCCATACGCCAGTCACTTGTAGATCCAGATACTCCAGAATCAGCATTAACAAATATCGGCCAAGATGGTCGAGTATGGAAATTGGTGTTTAGCGACGAGTTCAACGTTGAAGGAAGGACTTTTTACGATGGCGATGATCAATTCTTTACCGCGCCTGATTTGCACTATGCTGCAACACAGGATTTGGAATGGTATGACCCTGACGCTGTAACAACTAGAAACGGTACTCTTGAGCTCACTCTTGATGCATTTGAAAACCACAATCTACATTATCGGTCAGGGATGGTGCAATCATGGAACAAAATGTGTTATACTCAGGGAAAGTTGGAGTTTTCTGCAATGCTACCAGGTTATGGCAGTGTTTCAGGGCTCTGGCCAGGATTATGGTCAATGGGAAATTTGGGCAGACCTGGATACTTGGCCACCACAGAAGGAGTTTGGCCATATACTTATAACTCGTGTGATGCGGGAATCACACCAAACCAATCATCTCCAGACGGAATTTCATACTTGCCAGGACAAAGACTCAATAAATGTACTTGCCCAGGAGAATCGCATCCAAACCCTGGTGTTGGTCGTGGTGCACCCGAAATTGATGCTCTTGAAGGTGAGATTCATGGCACTACAGGACGAGTCTCACAATCATTGCAAATTGCTCCATACGATATATGGTATATGCCCGATTACAACTTTATTGAGTTACATAATCTGACGGTAACATTGATGAACACCTATGCCGGTGGACCATTCCAACAAGCTGTTTCTGGGGTAACTATGCTTAATAGAACATGGTACGAAAAGGGCGAAGGTTTGGGCCATCACTTTCAAAAATACGGCTATGAATTTTTGAATAACGACGATGATGGGTATATCACGTGGTTTGTAGGTAACGAGCCAACATTCACCATGTTTTCAACGGCATTGCACCCCAACGGAAATATTGGCTGGAGACAAATTCCCAAAGAGCCAATAAGCATAATTATGAATTTGGGTATAAGTAATTCATGGGCCTATATCGATTGGCCCAGTTTGTCCTTTCCATCCAAAATGAGAGTCGATTATG
- the KRE6_4 gene encoding beta-glucan synthesis-associated protein, with protein MSSQRDLTFNTPKLSVNDANTHDEHGEHASPEFQAHNPFADDEADISSFSSSSQNHQQQHQHQNQQHQNQHQHQYQPYNQEDDSSFTQQDAAEYERPFNNTYSGYHSNAGSSNYLINDNSDAEDTSRFLNRDYSNQNNNIVDVQARAPSSRYADSPHLQTSSPAEFDRYPSVAGSRKVSSTSLSSHFYQNNEKAKSAQSRDRYISHSSSTNSMDDTSSRKSTTPFTEDLSPFGGYPASSFPLSIDEKEPDDYLHNPDPVKDAEYEKNRFVYDMKNLDRRSLGGLIGLIVMALGALCVFVVLPALTYSGATEHYKPESYEVLTRYSYPMLSAIRQSLIDPDTPSDAMSKKSKSGDTWPLVFSDEFNVEGRTFYDGDDQFFTAPDLHYDATKDLEWYDPDAVTTANGTLKLRMDAFKNHNLYYRSGMVQSWNKFCFTEGRIEISARLPNYGNITGLWPGLWTMGNLGRPGYLASTEGVWPYSYNSCDAGITPNQSSPDGISYLPGQRLNKCTCTGESHPNPGVGRGAPEIDVIEGEVMTDSSGDKANNGVASQSLQLAPMDIWYMPDYDFIEIYNNSVTTMNTYAGGPFQQAFSATTTLNVTWYEKGDHAHNYQNYGFEYLNDDDTGYLRWFVGQDPTLTVYSTALHADGNIGARTLSKEPMSIIMNLGISNNWAYIDWNAIHFPVTMQIDYVRLYQPEDSINVGCDPDDYPTYDYIQDHLDIYENVNLTSFEDAGYTFPKNKLTGCS; from the coding sequence ATGTCTTCACAAAGGGATCTTACTTTTAACACTCCGAAATTATCGGTAAACGATGCTAATACACATGATGAACATGGAGAACATGCATCACCCGAATTCCAGGCACATAATCCATTCGCAGACGATGAAGCAGATATCTCGTCAttctcatcttcatcacaaaatcaccaacaacaacatcaacatcaaaaccaacaacaccaaaaccaacaccaacaccaatatCAACCATATAACCAGGAAGACGACCTGCTGTTCACTCAACAAGATGCAGCAGAATACGAAAGACCATTCAACAACACCTACAGCGGCTACCATTCTAATGCCGGCAGCTCAAACTACTTGATCAACGACAACTCCGATGCCGAAGATACCTCGCGATTCCTCAACCGAGATTATAGcaaccaaaacaacaatattgttgatgttcAGGCCAGAGCTCCAAGTAGCAGATACGCCGATTCGCCGCACTTGCAAACATCAAGTCCCGCAGAATTCGACAGGTACCCATCTGTAGCCGGTTCAAGAAAagtatcatcaacatcattatcatcacacttttaccaaaacaatgaaaaagcaaaatcgGCTCAGTCGCGTGACCGCTACATCTCACACTcctcatcaacaaattccATGGATGACACTTCCTCTAGGAAATCCACAACACCATTCACCGAGGATCTCAGTCCCTTTGGCGGATACCCGGCATCGTCATTCCCATTGAGCATCGATGAAAAAGAACCTGACGATTACTTGCATAACCCAGACCCAGTCAAGGATGCAGAGTATGAGAAAAATAGGTTTGTGTACGACATGAAAAACTTGGACAGAAGATCATTGGGAGGTTTAATAGGGTTGATTGTTATGGCATTGGGTGCACTCtgtgtgtttgttgtgCTTCCAGCATTGACTTATTCTGGTGCCACAGAACACTACAAACCAGAATCATATGAAGTCTTGACTAGATACTCATACCCAATGTTGAGTGCCATTAGACAATCATTGATCGACCCTGATACGCCACTGGATGCAATGCTGAAAAAGTCCAAACTGGGTGATACCTGGCCCTTGGTGTTTAGTGACGAGTTCAACGTTGAAGGTAGAACGTTTTACGATGGCGATGATCAATTCTTCACGGCACCTGACTTGCATTATGATGCCACCAAGGATTTAGAATGGTATGACCCCGACGCAGTCACCACAGCAAATGGTACTTTGAAATTGCGTATGGATGCATTCAAGAACCACAATTTGTACTATAGATCAGGTATGGTTCAATCATGGAACAAGTTTTGTTTCACCGAAGGAAGAATCGAAATCTCGGCTAGATTACCCAACTACGGAAACATCACTGGTTTATGGCCAGGTTTGTGGACAATGGGTAATTTGGGCAGACCTGGATATCTCGCTTCTACCGAGGGTGTTTGGCCATACTCGTATAACTCGTGTGATGCGGGAATCACACCAAACCAATCATCTCCAGATGGAATCTCATACTTGCCAGGACAAAGACTTAATAAATGTACTTGTACAGGAGAATCGCATCCAAACCCTGGTGTTGGTCGTGGTGCACCCGAAATTGATGTTATTGAAGGTGAAGTCATGACCGATTCCTCGGGTGACAAGGCCAATAATGGTGTTGCTTCGCAATCGTTGCAATTGGCACCCATGGATATATGGTATATGCCAGACTACGACTTTATTGAAATCTACAACAATTCCGTCACTACAATGAACACCTATGCTGGTGGACCATTCCAGCAAGCTTTCTCAGCAACCACAACCTTAAATGTCACATGGTACGAAAAGGGTGATCATGCACACAACTATCAAAATTACGGGTTTGAATACTTGAATGACGATGATACTGGGTACTTGCGGTGGTTTGTTGGCCAGGATCCCACTCTTACAGTGTACCTGACAGCTTTGCATGCAGATGGAAATATTGGTGCAAGAACCTTATCTAAAGAGCCAATGTCAATTATTATGAACTTGGGTATCTCAAACAATTGGGCATATATCGATTGGAATGCAATACATTTCCCCGTTACTATGCAGATCGATTACGTGAGATTATACCAACCTGAAGATTCTATTAATGTTGGTTGTGATCCAGATGATTATCCAACATACGATTATATTCAAGACCATTTGGATATTTACGAAAATGTCAACTTGACAAGTTTCGAAGATGCTGGGTACACATTcccaaaaaacaaacttaCAGGCTGTCTGTAG
- the FYV10 gene encoding GID complex subunit containing RING finger motif (BUSCO:EOG09261O7R), translating into MTEPTIAFHLQTHQTQFKIPTELIKKNFKNIQKLIEKQKKQLTDDILKIKKNDKMPTQIKLEMIRKLIKNFELFRKKLLVLVRKDEEYRGRMIARLENIAELVSYCKSNGDSTTNGTKNGTGGGIKNSFSDQTSSQAIGEHEENKGKVTEMELDFKNADLIMWYRDQANLLIIDYLIKSNQSLTKDQNAGIVFLESLSKTNPNLKKLIDYDVLLEFNTIFLSIVKKHDLTQIVAWFSENKSQLKKNISNLEFEINYCKFLSLIESGKIDEAIKYSRESLSGYGNQENYSTSMNDTINHTKNLEKLKGLGGLLVFKSMNDFDLKSKSSGNLNGVGYANDIETGIENQSIHHQHPYYREYKRLLSNERWESLGQCFIDNFIQLYGIPKTYPLFIYLSAGLSSLKTKSCYCNYENTIFKDASSGRENVVPVGEHSNAINENTNTMNANNGSSSSDHFIHFAFNHGNMTNIHVTSEGTGAGIISQISASTIPINNDQQVLSGLSKEPTDTKLRGPDQYYKLLGKVNNCPVCTPELFHLSKNLPFAQLITSVPPEPFRLPNGNIYPFQKLLNPNDDYNSIQNDLVRQGSIKDPLTKEVFPIDHCRRVYPV; encoded by the coding sequence ATGACGGAACCTACAATTGCGTTCCATTTACAAACACATCAAACACAATTCAAAATTCCAACTGAGTTAATCAAGAAGAACttcaaaaatatacaaaaacttatcgagaagcagaagaagcaaCTTACTGATGACATActcaaaataaagaaaaacgaCAAGATGCCTACACAGATCAAGTTGGAGATGATCCGTAAACTAATAAAGAATTTTGAGTTGTTTAGGAAAAAATTGCTTGTACTTGTACGCAAAGACGAGGAGTATAGAGGCCGGATGATTGCACGattggagaatattgctGAACTTGTTTCATATTGCAAAAGTAATGGGGATTCAACAACGAATGGAACAAAGAATGGCACGGGTGGCGGAATCAAAAATAGCTTTAGTGATCAAACATCCAGTCAAGCAATAGGTGAGCACGAGGAAAACAAGGGTAAGGTGACAGAAATGGAGCTTGATTTCAAAAATGCCGATTTGATAATGTGGTATAGAGATCAGGCCAATTTATTAATCATTGATTACTTAATAAAGCTGAACCAAAGTTTGACTAAAGATCAAAACGCAGGCAttgtttttcttgaaaGCTTAAGCAAGACAAACCCAAACCTCAAAAAGCTTATAGACTACGATGTGCTATTAGAGTTTAACACCATCTTTCTATCCATTGTCAAAAAGCATGATCTAACGCAGATTGTTGCTTGGTTCAGTGAGAACAAATCACaactaaagaaaaacataTCCAATTTGGAATTTGAAATCAATTACTGCaaatttttgtctttgataGAGCTGGGCAAAATTGACGAAGCAATCAAGTACTCCCGGGAAAGTTTATCAGGCTATGGCAATCAGGAAAACTACCTGACACTGATGAATGACACTATTAATCATACAAAAAATttagaaaaattaaaaggtTTGGGAGGTTTATTGGTATTTAAGTCTATGAAcgattttgatttgaaaTCCAAGCTGAGCGGAAATTTAAATGGCGTGGGATATGCAAATGATATTGAGACAGGTATTGAAAACCAGTCTAtacatcatcaacaccCTTATTATCGCGAATACAAAAGGCTATTGTCAAATGAACGATGGGAAAGCTTAGGACAATGTTTCATTGATAATTTCATACAATTATATGGAATTCCTAAAACATATCCATTATTCATTTACTTGTCCGCGGGTTTATCTAGTTTAAAGACAAAGTCGTGTTATTGTAATTATGAGAATACTATTTTCAAAGATGCTTCGCTGGGGAGGGAGAATGTTGTTCCAGTTGGAGAGCACAGTAATGCTATCAACGAAAATACTAATACAATGAATGCAAACAACGGGTCATCTTCTAGTGATCATTTTATCCATTTTGCTTTTAATCATGGAAACATGACAAATATCCACGTGACTAGTGAAGGAACTGGAGCGGGTATTATATCCCAAATATCTGCTTCAACAATACCCATAAACAATGATCAGCAGGTTTTGTCTGGGCTTTCTAAGGAACCCACCGACACAAAATTAAGAGGCCCCGACCAATATTATAAGCTTTTGGGTAAAGTAAACAACTGTCCCGTGTGCACACCAGAACTATTCCATTTGAGCAAAAATCTTCCTTTTGCCCAATTGATAACGAGCGTACCGCCAGAGCCATTCAGACTTCCCAATGGGAATATTTATCCATTCCAGAAGCTACTAAACCCTAATGATGATTACAACTCAATTCAAAATGATTTGGTAAGACAAGGAAGTATCAAAGATCCTTTAACCAAGGAAGTTTTTCCCATAGACCATTGTCGCCGTGTCTATCCCGTCTGA
- a CDS encoding uncharacterized protein (BUSCO:EOG09263W48) produces the protein MNNKGKALGSKGLKAALARHQVQDTLKQKALKNAQVESQNQLNKAKSMKITKKAKQNNGLALAKQSRGYLPFTEEDTVLLVGEGDFSFAKSLILQNYVRPENLVATSLDSQEEVMAKYPDVDKTLVELQDSGVRVMHDVDATDLAKTLKIAPNSKQRRTGSKASALRLFTPGSSSHTELDYIMFNFPHTGKGIKDQDRNIRDHQKLILEYFKNCNTVFDLVNENNKVHDDFAGYRHKNGKSNNKGSSNDDSYQGKIILSVFEGEPYSSWGIKIIGKEQGYKVMKSGKFDWSMFPQYHHKRTNGIRDTTKPASERDARLYVFEKNTQLSKTADSNKKRNEKRNGNFGFDSDSDSDEN, from the exons atgaat aataaaggaaaagcgCTCGGCTCAAAGGGATTGAAGGCTGCTTTGGCCAGACATCAAGTTCAAGATACCCTTAAACAAAAAGCTTTGAAAAATGCTCAAGTTGAATCGCAAAACCAACTAAACAAAGCCAAGTCCATGAAAATTacaaagaaagcaaagcaaaacaacGGATTGGCTCTTGCAAAACAACTGCGAGGATATTTACCTTTTACAGAGGAGGATACTGTGTTGTTAGTTGGAGAAGGTGATTTCTCATTTGCGAAATCTTTAATACTACAAAATTATGTTCGACCAGAAAATTTGGTAGCCACAAGTTTGGACTCACAAGAAGAGGTGATGGCCAAGTACCCTGACGTTGATAAGACGCTTGTAGAGTTGCAAGATTCTGGAGTCAGGGTCATGCATGATGTAGATGCTACTGATCTTGCGAAAACGTTAAAAATCGCACCTAATTCAAAACAACGCCGAACAGGATCTAAAGCGTCTGCCCTAAGATTATTCACACCAGGTTCTAGCTCTCATACTGAGCTAGACTATATCATGTTTAACTTTCCCCACACCGGAAAAGGTATTAAGGACCAGGATAGGAACATTAGGGATCATCAAAAGCTCATTTTGGAATATTTTAAAAATTGTAACACGGTTTTTGATTTGGTgaatgaaaacaataaagtACACGATGATTTTGCAGGATATAGACATAAGAACGGAAAGTCAAATAATAAGGGCAGCAGTAATGACGATAGCTACCAGGGTAAAATAATATTGAGTGTTTTTGAAGGTGAGCCTTATAGTTCGTGGGGCATCAAAATAATCGGCAAAGAACAAGGCTACAAGGTTATGAAGCTGGGAAAATTTGATTGGTCCATGTTTCCACAATATCACCACAAGAGAACAAATGGTATAAGAGATACTACAAAGCCTGCAAGCGAGCGTGATGCAAGACTATATGTATTcgaaaaaaacacacaattaAGCAAAACAGCCGACagtaataaaaagagaaatgaGAAAAGGAATGGAAACTTTGGTTTTGATTCTGATTCTGATTCTGATGAAAATTAA
- the UBP1 gene encoding ubiquitin-specific protease ubp1 (MEROPS:MER0000864) codes for MYIAKKTTVLFILLNFTLFIQIIKVSFLNSNKLTATISTSLLVIASVYYISTQYIIPKLTEITNNNNNPNNSDNSNYQSNNILPFNIPQLLHKMINSKYGRIGSDRFRSKKSKEHRFAMKNGGELGGISNDGNTCFMNSVIQSLASSRQLMKFIDSYLYAEIEIDTNKTSGEKITMKSNQPRPELTFTNALKLLLDNVNGKYGSRGKEFTTKQLLNKMPNGPKQNFFSGYNQEDAQEFYQLIMGLLEKEFKKMSLSRLPTPEPEENSSSSKKETKFIDVRNLKEVISGCKKLGKLGTVYVPAMQIDPNIDDAEHKVVPLQLITPVDGITAERVGCLTCGESGGIRYAVNSGLSLNLPTGGHQSSSYHHSGFTLAQLLDEWIKPETIDDVNCNRCGLVQTREFLLRKLDELKGADESLLSKLQVRITDIERELAKYQVTDEAFEKLTTKNQIKKSKKTKQIFLDRPPPLLSIHINRSQFDPRTYMVIKNPSNVTFPAVLDLNRYIVEPNDINMDARLHMRKQDEIHQNILRSKQKANENSWIQDGKDGVGEDKELSASNSESSASSLTASYNEKVIDTDGSPITTLDTSIPTPADTATSDSRLFYNLKAVIVHYGTHNYGHYICYRKLRGTWWRISDESVYVVTEDEVLNGQGTFMLFYEFDDGFKEVLQNVTDDEEEQEERLESGQVDGQKGNQERGAEGIPNADENDHGDLKSNKNNNNNSISNGVTNNVSSASEESDVEESDRAVSEDSEYHISRSDVDMEDEDAKEPSKEEPVQEREDAFFNVAEAQVHL; via the coding sequence ATGTACATTGCGAAGAAGACTACAGTTTTATTTATACTCCTCAATTTCACGCTATTCATCCAGATCATCAAAGTGTCGTTCTTAAACTCAAATAAACTCACTGCGACGATATCAACCAGCCTCCTTGTCATAGCTTCTGTATACTATATATCAACCCAATATATCATTCCCAAGTTAACAGAAATcactaacaacaacaataacccCAATAACTCCGACAACTCCAACTACCAAAGTAACAATATCTTGCCCTTTAACATTCCACAGCTATTACACAAAATGATAAACTCGAAATACGGTAGAATAGGCAGCGATAGGTTTAGGTCTAAGAAGAGCAAGGAACATCGTTTTGCCATGAAGAACGGAGGAGAATTGGGAGGCATAAGTAATGATGGAAATACGTGTTTCATGAACTCTGTGATACAGTCTTTAGCATCTTCCAGGCAGTTGATGAAATTTATTGATTCATACTTGTACGCGGAGATCGAAATCGACACTAATAAAACGAGCGGCGAAAAGATTACCATGAAATCTAATCAACCGAGACCGGAATTGACGTTCACCAATGCATTGAAACTACTTCTCGATAATGTTAATGGGAAATATGGCTCTCGAGGTAAAGAATttacaacaaaacaattatTGAACAAAATGCCAAATggaccaaaacaaaatttctTTAGTGGATACAACCAAGAGGATGCACAAGAGTTTTACCAACTCATAATGGgtcttttggaaaaagaatttaaaaaaatgagtCTTAGCCGTCTTCCAACTCCAGAACCCGAGGAGAATAGTAGCTCGAGCAAAAAGGAGACCAAATTCATCGACGTTCGAAACTTGAAAGAAGTGATTTCGGGATGCAAGAAGTTGGGCAAACTAGGAACTGTTTACGTTCCAGCTATGCAAATTGACCCTAATATAGACGATGCAGAGCATAAAGTTGTACCATTGCAGTTAATCACACCTGTAGATGGGATTACAGCCGAACGTGTTGGTTGTTTAACATGTGGAGAATCGGGTGGTATAAGGTACGCTGTCAATAGTGGGTTGAGTTTGAACTTACCAACTGGTGGCCACcagtcatcatcataccaTCATTCAGGCTTTACACTCGCGCAATTATTGGACGAGTGGATCAAGCCAGAAACAATTGATGATGTAAATTGTAATAGATGCGGTCTTGTACAGACTCGAGAGTTTCTTCTACGCAAACTTGACGAATTGAAAGGCGCCGATGAAAGTTTGTTGAGCAAATTACAAGTAAGAATCACAGATATTGAACGAGAACTAGCCAAGTACCAAGTCACCGACGAGGcgtttgaaaaattgaccACTAAGAATCAGAtcaaaaagagtaaaaaaacaaagcagaTTTTCTTGGACAGACCACCTCCATTGCTTAGTATTCATATCAACCGCTCCCAGTTTGATCCAAGAACCTATATGGTGATTAAAAATCCAAGTAATGTAACTTTTCCCGCAGTGCTTGACTTGAATAGGTACATTGTCGAGCCAAACGATATCAACATGGATGCAAGATTGCACATGAGGAAACAAGACGAAATACATCAGAACATTTTGAGAAGCAAACAAAAGGCTAATGAAAATTCTTGGATCCAGGATGGTAAAGATGGTGTTGGGGAAGACAAAGAGTTATCTGCATCCAATTCCGAGTCTTCTGCATCGTCTTTAACCGCTTCTTATAATGAGAAGGTGATTGATACAGACGGAAGCCCTATTACAACGTTGGACACCTCGATTCCAACTCCAGCCGACACTGCTACATCAGACTCAAGACTCTTTTACAATTTAAAAGCCGTCATTGTGCATTATGGAACCCATAATTATGGGCATTACATATGTTACAGGAAATTACGTGGAACATGGTGGAGGATCAGCGATGAGTCTGTGTATGTTGTTACCGAAGATGAGGTTCTTAATGGACAAGGGACATTCATGTTATTTTACGAATTTGATGATGGGTTCAAGGAGGTGCTTCAAAATGTCACtgatgatgaggaagagcaagaagaaaggCTAGAAAGTGGACAGGTAGATGGACAAAAGGGTAATCAAGAGAGAGGTGCTGAAGGAATTCCAAACGCTGATGAAAATGACCATGGTGACTTGAAgagcaacaaaaacaataacaataatctGATTTCAAATGGTGTCACAAACAATGTATCATCTGCCTCAGAAGAAAGTGATGTTGAAGAAAGCGACCGAGCAGTATCGGAGGATCTGGAATATCACATATCCCGTTCTGATGTGGATatggaagatgaagatgcaaAAGAGCCATCAAAGGAAGAACCCGTCCAAGAACGAGAGGATGCATTTTTTAACGTAGCGGAAGCTCAAGTACATCTTTAG